The following is a genomic window from Bordetella sp. H567.
CGCGTCTCGCCGGCCAGGCCGGCGGCTTCGGGCGCGTAATGCGTGACGGCATGCTTGGGCGCGATGGGGCGCTCCACGCTCATGCGCACCGGCACGCGGGCATCGCGGCCCACCGGCCGGTCCACCGTGCCGGGACCGGCCAGCCAGCCGTGGACCAGCGCGACGTATTCGCGGCCCATGGTGCGCGCCTGCAGCTGGCGTACCAGGTGAGTCTGCGCCTGTTCGGTGCGCGCCACGACGAGCAAGCCGGAGGTGTCCTTGTCCAGGCGATGGACGATGCCGGCCCGTGCCACCCCGCGCAATTCGGGATAGCGGAACAGCAAACCGTTGAGCAGCGTGCCGCGCCAGTTGCCGGCGCCGGGATGCGTCACCAACCCGGCGGGCTTGTCGACGACGATCCAGGCCGGGCTGTCCGCCACGACGCGGAAATCCACGGGTTCGGGCTCGAAAGCCTGGGCATCGGGCGCGGGCTGCTCCCACACGGCGATGAGGTCGCCGGGGCCGACGGGCTGGCGTACCTTGGCGGGCGCGCCGTTCACCTGCACGTAACCGGCCTCGATCCAGCCCTGCAGGCGGCTGCGGGAGTGCTCTGCCAAGAGACCGGAAAGCACCTTGTCCAGCCGGTCGGCCTGGACGGTTTCCGGGACGCGCAGAATTTGCGGTTCGTCATCGGAAGGAAGATCCGCGCTGGCGGCTAACTCGGACATGGAGACAAATCATATAATCGACGCAGCCAGCCATGCTAACACCAAGGAAATGACCGTCGTGACTCCCCGCGTTCCCGCCCCTCCGTTTTCCGCCTCCCGCCTCGGGTCGGTCGCGCGCCTGTGCCTGGCGCTTGCCCTTACCGCCCTGCTGGCTGCCTGCGGCACCAGCGGCGCCAAGTACGACAAGACCGCCAACTGGAGCGCGGAACAGCTCTACAACGACGCCAAGCAGGAAATGGACGCCGGCAACTGGAAAGACGCCCGCGAACGCCTGACGGCCGTCGAAAGCCGCTATCCGTTCGGCGTGTACGCGCAACAGGCTTTGATCAACCTGGCCTACGTCAATTGGAAGGACGGTGAAAACGACCAGGCGCTGGCGGCCATCGACCGGTTCCAGCAGTTGTATCCCAACCATCCCGGCACCGACTACGTGCTGTACCTGAAGGGACTGATCAATTTCACGCCGGCCAGCGCGTTCATGACGAACATCACCGGCCAGGATCCCAGCGAACGCGATCCCAAGGGGCTGCGCGCCTCGTATGACGCATTCAACGAACTGATCAAGCGCTACCCGGACAGCAAGTACGCCGCCGACGCCCGCCTGCGCGTGGTGTGGCTGGTGAATGCCATTGCCATGAACGAAGTGCACGTGGCGCGCTACTACTACGAACGCGGCGCCTATATCGCGGCCGCCAACCGCGCGCAGACCGTGATCACGGACTTCCAGGGCGCGCCGGCTTCGGAAGAAGCGCTGTACATCCTGTACAAGTCCTACGAAAAGCTGAAGATGCCGCAGCTGGAAGCCGATGCCCGCCGGGTGTTGAACACCAACTTCCCCAACAGCAAATACCCCACGCAAGGCTTCAAGCAGGACAAGAACTGGTGGGATCCCTGGAGCTGGATGTAAGCCGGCAAACGCCCGCCTCTCCTGCCACCAACAGACGCGCCCCTACGCCGGGGCGCGTTTTTTTTGGGTGCGGCCCAAGCGCTGCGCGTCACCCACGTCGCATGAAACGGGCGTCGCCCCCTTGAGGGGGAAGCGCGCAGCGCTTCGGGGGTGGGTTCAACCAGCGGCTTCCACACACCACTCGTCGCATGAAACGGGTGTCGCCCGACCGGGGACGCCGCAGATCCGGCTCCGCCGGTCCGCCGGCGTCGCCCCCTTGAGGGGGAAGCGCGCAGCGCTTCGGGGGTGGGTTTTTATCCAGCCGTGTTTTCCTGGGTCTTGCGGTCCAGGAAGGCCAGGGCCTCGTTCAATTCGCGAGTACGCGCAAAAGGTGGCAAGCCGCGCCACAGGCGCTTGCCGTAGCTTTTTTCCACCAGGCGGACGTCCCCCACCATCAGCACCCCCCAGTCGCCCATGGTACGGATCAGGCGGCCTGCGCCTTGCTTCAGGGCAATGGCGGCTTCCGGCAGTTGGTATTCGGCGAAGGGGTTGCCGCCGCGCGCCCGGCATTCGCGCAAGCGCGCCTCGATGACGGGATCGTCCGGCGGGGCGAACGGAAGCTTGTCGATCGCCACCAGCGTCAGCACATCGCCCGGCAGGTCTATGCCTTCCCAGAAGCTGGCGCTGCCGACCAGCACCGGGTGGGTCAGCGTACGGAACCGTTCCAGCAGATCGCGCCGCGTCCCTTCGCCTTGCCGAAGCAAGGGCCATTCGACGCCATCGGCGTCGAAGGCATCGGCCAGCAGGCCGGCGAAGCGATCCACGGCGCGCAGCGTCGTGCACAGCACGAGCGCGCCCCCGGGACTGGCATGCAGCAGCGGCATCAAGGTTTCGACGAAACGTTCGGCGAAACGCGGCGCCTGTGGCTCCGGCAGGTCCTTCGGGACGAAAAGCAGGCCCTGTGACCCGTAATCGAACGGCGATTCCCAATGGCCCGTCACGGCATCGTCCAGCCCCAGCTGGCGCGTGAAGTGGCCGAAGTCGCCATGCACCGACAGCGTGGCGGAGGTCAGCACCCAGGCCTGGCCCGGTTTGCGGTATCTGGAGAATGCCTGCGCCACGGACAAGGGCGCGGCATGCAGGCGCACATGATGGGTGCCGTGTTCGACCCAGCGCACGGAAGGGCCCGTCCAGTCGGCAAGCGGTGGCGGCGTGACCACCGCAGCCGCGGGCGATGGGATGGATACCGCCGGCGATACCGATGCGGCCGCCGCCGCGGGCGTCTGTAGCGCCGCCGCCGGCGCCCCCCGCGTGGGGTCAGGCAACGATGCCGGCGACGCGTCGGCGGGCCGCGCATCGGCGTGGGCGGGGGAAACGCCCGCCATCATCGCGGCCGACCAGGCGGCGACAACGGCCTCGTCGCTTTCCTCCGGCGTAACGGCCGGCGCCGCATCCGCCTGCGCCGGCGGCGCCCAGCGCTTCAGGCGCAGGAGGATTTCCGCGCCCTGCCGTGCCGCCGCGGCCAGGTCGGGATGTTTTTCCGCCACCTGGGTCAGGCCACGGGTTACCCCATGCACCGCGTCGTTCAGGTTCCTGAGCGCCTCATGGAAGCCGTCGGCATCCGGCACGGTGTCGAAGTTGGCCTTGCGGCCCGGCATGTGCTCGATGGCGCCGCAGGACAGGCGCAGCTCACGCGCGGCGTGCTCCAGCTTGCGCGAGGCTTCGCCCCAGTTCATTGCCTCGCGCGCATAAGCCAGGCCGGCGGCTTCGGCGGCGCGGCCGAAGTCCAGCAGCTGGTGCGTGGACAGGCTGGTGCCCAGGAAGCGCGTGGCCGTGTCCGGCAATTGATGCGCTTCGTCGAAGATGACGGTGTCGGCTTCCGGCAGCAGATCGGTGATGCCTTCTTCGCGCAGTACCAAGTCGGCCATGAAGAGCGCGTGGTTGATGACCACGACGTCGGCTTCCTGGGCTTCGCGACGCGCCTTCACGACGAAGCAATCGCGAATGCGGGGACATTCCTGACCCAGGCAGTTTTCGCGGGTGGAGGTGGCTCGCTGCCAGATGTCCGCGTCTTCGGGCACCTGGGCCAGGTCCGCGCGATCGCCCGTCTTGGTGTGCGCGGCAAAGCGCTGGATATGGCGCAGCTGGCTGATTTCGGCCCGCGACTTCAACGCACGGTCGTCGCCGGAAAGGCGATCCAGGTGATAGTGGCAAAGATAGTTGCCGCGCCCCTTCAGCAGCGCCGCCGTCACGGGCACCGCCAAGGCGGCGCGCACGCGTGGCAAGTCGCGATTGAACAGCTGGTCCTGCAACGTTCGTGTCCCGGTGGAGATCAGCACCTTGCCGCCCCCCAGGAAGGCCGGAACGAGGTATGCCCAGGTCTTGCCGATGCCGGTGCCGGCTTCGGCGACCAAGGTGGCGCGATGCGAAATCGCCTGTTCGATGGCCTGTGCCAGCTCTATCTGGGACGCGCGCACGCGATAGCCGGGCGACGCTTTCGCAAGCGGGCCGTCTTCGGCGAAATACTCGGCAAGCTCCGGATGCAACATGGAAAGACAGGATGGCGGTACAGGCTGGAATCATACCGTCCGCGGCCCGGCCCGACCCTAAACAGGGACAAAATCATCCGGGGCGCATTTTTTCGCAACCGGCCCTTGTGGCAAAATCCGGCGCTTGTTTTTCCTAGTTTTTCCTTCTTTGTCGCCCAAGAGATGCCTGAGACCTCCGCTACCACGTCCGCCGCGGCGCCCGCCGTCGACCAAGCCCGCATCCTCGCCCAGCTCGCCACCGAGCTAGGTGCAAGGCCCAACCAGGTCGCCGCCGCGGTCGAACTGCTGGACGACGGCGCCACGGTGCCGTTCATCGCGCGCTACCGCAAGGAGGCCACCGGCGGGCTGGACGATACCGTCCTGCGCAACCTGGAAGTCCGCCTGGGCTACCTGCGCGAACTGGAAGAACGGCGCGCGGCGATCCTGGACTCCGTCGGCCAGCAGGACAAGCTGACGCCCGAGCTGCGCAAGGAAATCGAAGCGGCCGACACCAAGCAGCGGCTGGAAGATCTCTACGCCCCGTACAAGCCCAAGCGCCGT
Proteins encoded in this region:
- a CDS encoding ATP-dependent DNA helicase is translated as MLHPELAEYFAEDGPLAKASPGYRVRASQIELAQAIEQAISHRATLVAEAGTGIGKTWAYLVPAFLGGGKVLISTGTRTLQDQLFNRDLPRVRAALAVPVTAALLKGRGNYLCHYHLDRLSGDDRALKSRAEISQLRHIQRFAAHTKTGDRADLAQVPEDADIWQRATSTRENCLGQECPRIRDCFVVKARREAQEADVVVINHALFMADLVLREEGITDLLPEADTVIFDEAHQLPDTATRFLGTSLSTHQLLDFGRAAEAAGLAYAREAMNWGEASRKLEHAARELRLSCGAIEHMPGRKANFDTVPDADGFHEALRNLNDAVHGVTRGLTQVAEKHPDLAAAARQGAEILLRLKRWAPPAQADAAPAVTPEESDEAVVAAWSAAMMAGVSPAHADARPADASPASLPDPTRGAPAAALQTPAAAAASVSPAVSIPSPAAAVVTPPPLADWTGPSVRWVEHGTHHVRLHAAPLSVAQAFSRYRKPGQAWVLTSATLSVHGDFGHFTRQLGLDDAVTGHWESPFDYGSQGLLFVPKDLPEPQAPRFAERFVETLMPLLHASPGGALVLCTTLRAVDRFAGLLADAFDADGVEWPLLRQGEGTRRDLLERFRTLTHPVLVGSASFWEGIDLPGDVLTLVAIDKLPFAPPDDPVIEARLRECRARGGNPFAEYQLPEAAIALKQGAGRLIRTMGDWGVLMVGDVRLVEKSYGKRLWRGLPPFARTRELNEALAFLDRKTQENTAG
- a CDS encoding RluA family pseudouridine synthase: MSELAASADLPSDDEPQILRVPETVQADRLDKVLSGLLAEHSRSRLQGWIEAGYVQVNGAPAKVRQPVGPGDLIAVWEQPAPDAQAFEPEPVDFRVVADSPAWIVVDKPAGLVTHPGAGNWRGTLLNGLLFRYPELRGVARAGIVHRLDKDTSGLLVVARTEQAQTHLVRQLQARTMGREYVALVHGWLAGPGTVDRPVGRDARVPVRMSVERPIAPKHAVTHYAPEAAGLAGETRASRIACRLETGRTHQIRVHLASLGHPLLGDTLYGGKAVAGATRQMLHARALRFDDPAGTGPLSFEAPPPSDMAAVCQAIAWNA
- a CDS encoding outer membrane protein assembly factor BamD; its protein translation is MTVVTPRVPAPPFSASRLGSVARLCLALALTALLAACGTSGAKYDKTANWSAEQLYNDAKQEMDAGNWKDARERLTAVESRYPFGVYAQQALINLAYVNWKDGENDQALAAIDRFQQLYPNHPGTDYVLYLKGLINFTPASAFMTNITGQDPSERDPKGLRASYDAFNELIKRYPDSKYAADARLRVVWLVNAIAMNEVHVARYYYERGAYIAAANRAQTVITDFQGAPASEEALYILYKSYEKLKMPQLEADARRVLNTNFPNSKYPTQGFKQDKNWWDPWSWM